The Streptomyces camelliae genome window below encodes:
- a CDS encoding CitMHS family transporter, whose translation MLTILGFAMIATFLVLIMLKKMSPIAALVLIPALFCVFVGKGAQLGDYVIDGVTSLAPTAAMLMFAIVYFGVMIDVGLFDPIVRGILRFCKADPLRIVVGTAVLAGIVSLDGDGSTTFMITVSAMYPLYKRLKMSLVVMTGVAAMANGVMNTLPWGGPTARAATALKVDASDIFVPMIPALAMGLLFVLVLSYVLGRRERKRLGVLTLDEVLVEERESVLVGAGADTSRAHTGGSASGAGLPEEPEGFRGLDPHRATLRPRLYWFNALLTVTLLTAMIMEWLPIPVLFLLGAALALTVNFPRMPDQKARIAAHAENVLNVSGMVFAAAVFTGVLQGTGMVDHMAKWLVDGIPAGMGPHMALVTGVLSIPLTYFMSNDGFYFGILPVLAEAGQAHGVSTLEIARASIIGQPLHMSSPLVPAVYVLVGMAKVEFGDHTRFVVKWAALTSLVVLGAGILFGII comes from the coding sequence ATGCTCACCATCCTCGGCTTCGCCATGATCGCGACCTTCCTGGTCCTGATCATGCTGAAGAAGATGTCGCCGATCGCGGCGCTCGTGCTGATCCCCGCACTCTTCTGTGTGTTCGTCGGCAAGGGCGCCCAGCTCGGCGACTACGTCATCGACGGAGTCACCAGCCTCGCGCCCACCGCGGCGATGCTCATGTTCGCGATCGTCTACTTCGGTGTGATGATCGACGTCGGCCTCTTCGACCCGATCGTGCGGGGCATCCTGAGGTTCTGCAAGGCCGATCCGCTGCGCATCGTCGTCGGTACGGCGGTCCTCGCCGGGATCGTCTCCCTGGACGGCGACGGCTCCACCACCTTCATGATCACTGTCTCGGCGATGTACCCGCTGTACAAGCGCCTGAAGATGTCCCTGGTCGTGATGACCGGTGTGGCCGCCATGGCCAACGGCGTGATGAACACGCTGCCGTGGGGCGGCCCGACCGCCCGTGCCGCGACCGCGCTGAAGGTCGACGCGAGCGACATCTTCGTGCCGATGATTCCGGCGCTGGCCATGGGCCTGCTGTTCGTCCTGGTCCTCTCGTACGTCCTCGGCCGCCGCGAACGCAAGCGGCTCGGCGTCCTCACGCTGGACGAGGTCCTGGTGGAGGAGAGGGAGTCCGTGCTCGTCGGCGCCGGCGCCGACACGTCGCGGGCACACACCGGGGGTTCGGCCTCCGGCGCCGGTCTGCCCGAGGAGCCCGAGGGCTTCCGGGGACTCGACCCCCACCGTGCGACGCTCCGCCCCAGGCTGTACTGGTTCAACGCGCTGCTCACCGTCACCCTGCTCACCGCCATGATCATGGAGTGGCTGCCGATCCCGGTGCTGTTCCTGCTCGGCGCCGCCCTCGCCCTGACCGTCAACTTCCCCCGGATGCCCGACCAGAAGGCCCGGATCGCCGCCCACGCCGAGAACGTCCTCAACGTCTCCGGCATGGTCTTCGCCGCCGCCGTCTTCACCGGCGTCCTGCAGGGCACCGGCATGGTCGACCACATGGCGAAGTGGCTGGTGGACGGCATCCCCGCCGGCATGGGCCCGCACATGGCCCTCGTCACCGGTGTGCTGAGCATCCCGCTCACGTACTTCATGTCCAACGACGGCTTCTACTTCGGCATCCTTCCGGTGCTCGCCGAGGCCGGCCAGGCACACGGCGTGTCCACGCTGGAGATCGCCCGCGCCTCGATCATCGGCCAGCCCCTGCACATGTCCAGCCCGCTCGTCCCGGCCGTCTACGTCCTGGTCGGCATGGCCAAGGTGGAGTTCGGCGACCACACCCGGTTCGTGGTCAAGTGGGCCGCCCTGACATCGCTGGTCGTGCTCGGGGCAGGAATCCTCTTCGGCATCATCTGA